In Populus nigra chromosome 10, ddPopNigr1.1, whole genome shotgun sequence, the following proteins share a genomic window:
- the LOC133705413 gene encoding pentatricopeptide repeat-containing protein At5g13770, chloroplastic-like, with protein sequence MKGYNKLHMYGSTLSVHEKMKLAGIPLDSGCYFQTMKAHHKLGDAGRVVEMFNEFESRKIDSKPMILSQMYKILCESLGRSGQVFEALEYFRDMKKKGILEDSSIYSSLICSLVNIREVKLAEELYKEAQEKRMLKDPETFLKLVLIYMEEGQMEKTVEIVKDMKGTAKLKVSDCIFCAVVNGFSKRKGFDAAVKVYEELKCDGCEPGQVTYASVINAYCRVGLYSKAEVVFFEMEAKGFDKCVVAYSSIISMYGKTGRPRDAMRLVAKMKLKGCQPNTWIYNSLVDMHGRAKDLRRVEKLWKEMKRRKVAPDKVTYTSIISAYSKSKEYEMCVRFFHEYRINGGVIDGAIAGIMVGVFSKISRIDELLKLLRDMKSEGAPIDERLYISATNAMVAKELRGKVS encoded by the coding sequence ATGAAAGGGTATAACAAGCTACATATGTATGGTAGCACACTTTCTGTACACGAAAAGATGAAATTAGCAGGCATTCCTTTGGATTCTGGTTGTTACTTCCAGACAATGAAGGCACACCATAAATTAGGAGATGCGGGGAGAGTTGTCGAAATGTTTAATGAGTTTGAAAGTAGAAAAATAGATTCAAAACCAATGATCTTAAGTCAAATGTACAAGATATTATGCGAGTCATTGGGGAGATCAGGCCAAGTTTTTGAAGCTCTTGAATACTTCAGAgacatgaaaaagaaagggattCTGGAGGACTCTTCAATTTACTCTTCCTTGATCTGTTCATTGGTAAATATTCGAGAAGTAAAGTTAGCTGAGGAGCTGTATAAAGAAGCTCAAGAGAAGAGAATGTTAAAGGATCCAGAAACTTTTTTAAAGCTGGTGTTGATTTATATGGAAGAAGGACAGATGGAGAAGACAGTGGAAATTGTCAAGGATATGAAGGGTACTGCTAAACTGAAGGTGTCTGATTGCATTTTCTGTGCAGTTGTTAATGGcttttctaaaagaaaagggttCGATGCAGCTGTTAAGGTTTATGAGGAGTTGAAGTGTGATGGCTGTGAACCAGGACAGGTGACATATGCTTCTGTGATAAATGCCTATTGCCGAGTTGGGCTTTATTCTAAAGCTGAAGTTGTGTTTTTTGAGATGGAAGCAAAGGGGTTCGACAAATGTGTCGTGGCATACTCCAGCATAATCTCAATGTATGGGAAAACAGGTAGGCCAAGAGATGCTATGAGGCTTGTAGCAAAGATGAAACTAAAAGGTTGTCAGCCTAATACATGGATATACAATTCTTTGGTGGACATGCATGGTAGAGCCAAGGATTTAAGGCGGGTGGAGAAGCTCTGGAAGGagatgaagagaagaaaagtggCTCCAGATAAAGTGACTTACACTAGTATTATAAGTGCTTATAGCAAGTCCAAAGAGTATGAGATGTGTGTGAGGTTTTTCCACGAGTATAGAATTAATGGGGGTGTGATTGACGGGGCTATTGCAGGAATTATGGTTGgagttttctctaaaattagTCGGATTGATGAGTTGCTGAAGCTTTTGAGGGACATGAAATCTGAAGGAGCACCGATCGACGAGAGGCTTTATATATCTGCTACCAATGCAATGGTTGCAAAAGAGCTTAGAGGCAAAGTATCATAG
- the LOC133705412 gene encoding plant UBX domain-containing protein 7-like — translation MSMEGMLSANDEQSMVSSFLEIAVGQTAETARQFLQATSWKLEDAIQLFYVGNEGGVVASASHPPQTETRTDVHESGLKDFGNENVGPGGGEEVRAPLPVVRDTLYDDAMLYGASRMGHPPHEASSLIAFRNFDEEMKHSGVWESDQGSTSTIDNPRDNLASLYRPPFHLMFHGSFEKAKDAASVQDKWLLVNLQSTKEFSSHMLNRDTWANEAVAQTISTNFIFWQVYDDTSEGRKVCTYYKLDSIPVVLVIDPITGQKMHSWVGMVQPESLLEDLVPFMDGGPRDHHKTLSHKRLRGSALTPQKSKAPVPAHETNEEDEEVQRALAASMESMKESSAVASNDKDEASTTQEEENCSSRMPMYPPLPEEPSGDKSLLCRVGIRLPDGRRVQRNFLKTDPIQLLWSFCYSQLEEAGTKLFRLTEAIPGSKRLDYDSKMTFGESGLANSMISVAWD, via the exons ATGTCAATGGAGGGAATGTTATCTGCGAATGATGAGCAGAGTATGGTGTCTTCCTTCCTCGAGATCGCAGTTGGCCAAACTGCCGAGACTGCCCGTCAGTTCCTGCAG GCCACAAGCTGGAAGCTTGAAGATGCTATTCAGTTATTTTATGTAGGGAATGAAGGTGGGGTGGTTGCATCTGCGTCACACCCTCCTCAAACTGAAACCCGGACAGATGTACATGAAAG TGGATTGAAGGACTTCGGAAATGAAAATGTTGGACCTGGTGGTGGAGAGGAAGTACGTGCTCCTTTACCTGTTGTGAGGGATACCCTCTATGATGATGCCATGTTATATGG AGCGTCAAGGATGGGACACCCACCACATGAAGCCAGTTCATTGATTGCATTTCGCAACTTTGATGAGGAAATGAAACATTCTGGGGTCTGGGAATCAGACCAAGGTTCTACATCCACAATAGATAACCCTCGAGATAATCTTGCTTCTTTATATCGACCTCCTTTTCATTTGATGTTCCATGGATCATTTGAAAAG GCAAAGGATGCTGCTTCTGTTCAGGACAAATGGCTTCTAGTGAACTTGCAATCCACAAAGGAGTTCAGCTCTCATATG TTAAATCGGGATACATGGGCAAATGAAGCTGTTGCTCAGACAATAAGTACCAATTTTATCTTCTGGCAG GTATATGATGATACAAGTGAGGGAAGGAAAGTTTGTACATATTACAAATTGGATTCTATACCAGTAGTCCTAGTAATCGACCCAATCACAGGTCAAAAAATGCACTCATGGGTTGGAATGGTACAGCCTGAGAGTTTGCTGGAG GATCTGGTACCATTCATGGATGGTGGCCCAAGGGATCATCACAAAACCCTGTCTCATAAACGCCTAAGGGGCAGTGCTCTGACTCCGCAAAAAAGCAAAG CTCCGGTGCCTGCTCATGAAACTAATGAAGAAGACGAGGAAGTGCAAAGGGCATTAGCTGCTTCAATGGAGAGCATGAAAGAGTCCAGTGCAGTTGCTTCCAATGATAAAGATGAAGCCAGTACCACTCAGGAGGAAGAAAATTGTTCAAGTAGGATGCCAATGTATCCACCTCTACCTGAAGAACCCAGTGGCGATAAGAGTCTCCTTTGTAGGGTTGGAATTCGTCTTCCTGATGGACGCAGAGTCCAGAGAAATTTCTTGAAAACTGATCCAATACAG CTGCTATGGTCATTTTGCTATTCTCAACTAGAAGAAGCTGGGACAAAGCTGTTTCGTTTGACGGAGGCAATTCCAGGATCAAAGAGGCTGGATTACGATAGTAAAATGACCTTTGGGGAGTCGGGCTTGGCCAACTCTATGATCTCGGTTGCTTGGGATTGA
- the LOC133706060 gene encoding transcription factor bHLH111-like isoform X2, with protein sequence MAEECTDDSVAISSSTPPNWWDLHHAASLSSWTNTSPWQQSNPSSNSTCEEDLSMSTSFTNASNHSGLTVESARRLVEPSSSSEMMGEHASDHSQLWNHILLGVGSNEELENSQDVGENLLDALSSKTTSTMSSGIFGPACDYFKKMDNNWELTNPTSFNNFEKQLNGFSESLIGSGRLNKLVSHLCIAPPNPEVKRQLFDPLTGNTSLNPSVNNHYSSQHQTYSNSTPCLVGESRNSGFQSCYSRDPKVDNEHRGRPTAPFRRPFNSNGVGYHIGLNNSVVGDNSKYYYGMPDATSRSARNFADVLTFTNRLSKPLVDFQVPKPCFKSINLSDSRKQGIQTSSPIGKGHGTTNEGKKRREETSETAVKKAKHESSTVSTVKMQASKVKLSERVTALQQIVSPFGRTDTASVLYEAIQCIKFLQGQVQLLSNPYTKTTNSQNDPWVGLDRKDKGDAKLDLKSRGLCLVPVSSTPQIYHDNAGSDYWTPTYRGCLYR encoded by the exons ATGGCCGAAGAATGCACTGATGACTCTGTGGCAATCTCTTCCTCCACTCCACCAAATTGGTGGGATCTTCACCATGCAGCATCACTCTCTTCATGGACTAATACCAGTCCATGGCAACAGTCAAACCCTAGTTCTAACTCCACTTGCGAAGAGGATCTTTCCATGTCTACATCCTTTACTAATGCTTCTAATCACTCTGGACTGACCGTTGAGTCCGCCCGCCGACTCGTTGAGCCTTCTTCATCAAGCGAAATGATGGGAGAACACGCTTCAGATCATAGCCAACTTTGGAACCATATTCTATT AGGAGTTGGAAGCAATGAAGAGTTGGAAAACAGTCAAGACGTTGGAGAAAACTTACTTGACGCTTTGTCATCCAAGACTACTAGTACTATGTCATCTGGGATATTTGGACCAGCCTGTGACTACTTCAAGAAAATGGACAACAATTGGGAATTAACGAATCCTACGTCCTTTAACAACTTCGAAAAGCAATTAAACGGTTTCAGTGAGAGCTTGATTGGAAGTGGAAGGTTGAACAAGTTGGTCAGCCACTTGTGTATTGCTCCACCAAACCCAGAAGTAAAACGGCAATTATTCGATCCACTGACAGGCAACACATCCCTGAACCCTTCTGTAAATAATCACTACTCAAGCCAGCATCAAACTTACAGCAACTCCACACCATGTTTAGTGGGAGAAAGCAGAAACTCAGGTTTTCAATCATGTTATAGCCGTGATCCCAAAGTAGATAACGAACACCGTGGAAGACCTACGGCCCCTTTTAGACGGCCATTTAATAGCAATGGTGTTGGATACCATATTGGCCTTAACAACTCAGTGGTAGGAGATAACAGCAAATACTACTATGGCATGCCTGATGCTACAAGCAGAAGTGCGAGAAACTTTGCAGATGTTTTAACGTTTACTAATCGATTAAGCAAGCCACTGGTTGATTTTCAAGTGCCTAAACCTTGCTTTAAATCGATCAATTTATCTGATAGTAGAAAGCAAGGAATCCAAACTTCTTCTCCG ATTGGAAAAGGACATGGAACAACgaatgaaggaaagaaaagacgTGAAGAAACTTCAGAGACGGCTGTAAAGAAAGCTAAGCATGAGAGCTCTACAGTTTCAACCGTAAAG atGCAAGCATCAAAAGTCAAGCTTTCGGAAAGAGTCACGGCCCTTCAGCAAATTGTCTCGCCGTTTGGAAGG ACTGATACAGCCTCGGTGCTATACGAAGCAATTCAATGCATTAAATTCTTGCAAGGGCAGGTGCAG CTCTTGAGCAATCCTTACACGAAGACTACGAATTCACAAAAT GATCCTTGGGTAGGCTTGGATAGAAAAGACAAGGGAGATGCAAAACTTGATCTCAAAAGCAGAGGTCTTTGTTTAGTTCCTGTTTCTTCCACCCCTCAAATTTATCACGACAACGCAGGATCTGATTACTGGACACCAACTTATAGAGGGTGTCTATATAGATGA
- the LOC133706060 gene encoding transcription factor bHLH111-like isoform X1 has protein sequence MAEECTDDSVAISSSTPPNWWDLHHAASLSSWTNTSPWQQSNPSSNSTCEEDLSMSTSFTNASNHSGLTVESARRLVEPSSSSEMMGEHASDHSQLWNHILLGVGSNEELENSQDVGENLLDALSSKTTSTMSSGIFGPACDYFKKMDNNWELTNPTSFNNFEKQLNGFSESLIGSGRLNKLVSHLCIAPPNPEVKRQLFDPLTGNTSLNPSVNNHYSSQHQTYSNSTPCLVGESRNSGFQSCYSRDPKVDNEHRGRPTAPFRRPFNSNGVGYHIGLNNSVVGDNSKYYYGMPDATSRSARNFADVLTFTNRLSKPLVDFQVPKPCFKSINLSDSRKQGIQTSSPIGKGHGTTNEGKKRREETSETAVKKAKHESSTVSTVKMQASKVKLSERVTALQQIVSPFGRTDTASVLYEAIQCIKFLQGQVQLLSNPYTKTTNSQNLLFQDPWVGLDRKDKGDAKLDLKSRGLCLVPVSSTPQIYHDNAGSDYWTPTYRGCLYR, from the exons ATGGCCGAAGAATGCACTGATGACTCTGTGGCAATCTCTTCCTCCACTCCACCAAATTGGTGGGATCTTCACCATGCAGCATCACTCTCTTCATGGACTAATACCAGTCCATGGCAACAGTCAAACCCTAGTTCTAACTCCACTTGCGAAGAGGATCTTTCCATGTCTACATCCTTTACTAATGCTTCTAATCACTCTGGACTGACCGTTGAGTCCGCCCGCCGACTCGTTGAGCCTTCTTCATCAAGCGAAATGATGGGAGAACACGCTTCAGATCATAGCCAACTTTGGAACCATATTCTATT AGGAGTTGGAAGCAATGAAGAGTTGGAAAACAGTCAAGACGTTGGAGAAAACTTACTTGACGCTTTGTCATCCAAGACTACTAGTACTATGTCATCTGGGATATTTGGACCAGCCTGTGACTACTTCAAGAAAATGGACAACAATTGGGAATTAACGAATCCTACGTCCTTTAACAACTTCGAAAAGCAATTAAACGGTTTCAGTGAGAGCTTGATTGGAAGTGGAAGGTTGAACAAGTTGGTCAGCCACTTGTGTATTGCTCCACCAAACCCAGAAGTAAAACGGCAATTATTCGATCCACTGACAGGCAACACATCCCTGAACCCTTCTGTAAATAATCACTACTCAAGCCAGCATCAAACTTACAGCAACTCCACACCATGTTTAGTGGGAGAAAGCAGAAACTCAGGTTTTCAATCATGTTATAGCCGTGATCCCAAAGTAGATAACGAACACCGTGGAAGACCTACGGCCCCTTTTAGACGGCCATTTAATAGCAATGGTGTTGGATACCATATTGGCCTTAACAACTCAGTGGTAGGAGATAACAGCAAATACTACTATGGCATGCCTGATGCTACAAGCAGAAGTGCGAGAAACTTTGCAGATGTTTTAACGTTTACTAATCGATTAAGCAAGCCACTGGTTGATTTTCAAGTGCCTAAACCTTGCTTTAAATCGATCAATTTATCTGATAGTAGAAAGCAAGGAATCCAAACTTCTTCTCCG ATTGGAAAAGGACATGGAACAACgaatgaaggaaagaaaagacgTGAAGAAACTTCAGAGACGGCTGTAAAGAAAGCTAAGCATGAGAGCTCTACAGTTTCAACCGTAAAG atGCAAGCATCAAAAGTCAAGCTTTCGGAAAGAGTCACGGCCCTTCAGCAAATTGTCTCGCCGTTTGGAAGG ACTGATACAGCCTCGGTGCTATACGAAGCAATTCAATGCATTAAATTCTTGCAAGGGCAGGTGCAG CTCTTGAGCAATCCTTACACGAAGACTACGAATTCACAAAAT CTTTTATTTCAGGATCCTTGGGTAGGCTTGGATAGAAAAGACAAGGGAGATGCAAAACTTGATCTCAAAAGCAGAGGTCTTTGTTTAGTTCCTGTTTCTTCCACCCCTCAAATTTATCACGACAACGCAGGATCTGATTACTGGACACCAACTTATAGAGGGTGTCTATATAGATGA